AGGCAATGAACAGGCCGAACGCTCCAAACCGAATGCCGACAAGCGCCCCAACGACGCCTGTTAGCCCAAAGCCGAAGGCAACGATCGTGAGCATAACGATAGCCATTCCAATATACTTGCCGGACAAGAACGCGAACGTACTGAGCGGATAGGAGGAAAGCAGTTGCCAACTGCCCTCTTCCTTCTCCGACGTTAAGGTGAAAGTTCCAAGCAGCAAGGCCATCAGCGGCAGTAGATACAGCATAAGATTGAGCAGCGTGCCGGTGATACTCGAAAACCCTTCTACGTCGTTCTGCGCCTGAATGAGCAGCAGCGACAAGCTGAACACGGAGAATAAGCCAAGGAACGAATAAGCCCATGGATTTCTAAAACCGATGCGGATCTCCCGGACCGCTATATGCCAGGCATTCATTTCCCGGCCTCATCCTTCCCGTTTCCCGTGCCTCCCATATTCATCGTGTCAGAGGCGTTATCGCCGGTTTTTCCGCTGTCCATATCCATTTCGCCGTGCGCCTGTTCATCGTGCGTGGCACCGTCCATACCTTCCATGCCCTGCATCTGATCCATGTTTTGCGCCCAGTTATGCGTCGCCAGCTCATCGGCCGTCAACAGCTTGCCGACCTTCTGATCATCGATGAATTGCTGAGCGGAAGAGCGATCCTTGAACGAATAGATTCCGTAAGCCATCGGCGACCGAAATGATGCATCGTAGGCGTAATAGGCCTCGCCGTACGGAATCCAGGTTAAGTCATCATAATCCCGTACGTATTCGGCGCCGATTTTCTCGTCCGGATTTTTCGTGCGCCACTCGTTCAAACAGCCGATGTCGTCGAAAAAATAGGTTTTCCCCTTCGTCGTGGTCAATTGGACGGCGAATGCGTCGTCCTTAACCTGCATGTTACATATCGTGCACTTGGCAGTCGCCTCGTCAACCCCGACGGGCTTATATTGTTTCTTTGAACAGCCCGTAATCATAATGGTTACGATCACTAAAGCAATTATGGAAATCGTGTATTTATTCATTGTCTTCTCCTTCCGAATTGTAAGATGATCCCGCTCGCAACGAGGAGCAGAACCGTACCTGTGGCGAATAAAGCAAACTCCGGTCCGCCGGTACCTGAGCCGGCGATTTCGTTCATTGCCGGCTTCATGAGCGGCATTAAGTCGCTCGCCCATTCATCTCGGTTCGTTTCGAACAGACTCTCGAGGAAAAGCATGCCAGGCGACCGGAAAAAGAGCTGGTAGGCAGGCGTCTCGTTTGTTAGCCGTTGAAAGAATGGATTAATAACGTAAGCCGTGTTGCTCGCCCCATCGCCGTCGGAATCGATGCCTCTGTACGCGTCCCAGTAATTCGCCTTCAATTCGTTATTCTTGCTTTCCGTTGCTTCGGCCTCGATGACATTGCCGATGAAATCGTTCACAGTGAAGCGGTTATTCTCGGCATCCAGCAATTGAATGCCCGTGAAGTTCCAAAGTACCCGGTTGTTTTGGATCGTATTGCTCGAAGATTGTTCAATATAAAGACCGACTCGGTTGCCTTCGACAAGGTTATTCTCCACGGTGGACGTATGGACGTCGAATAGCAGCAGTCCTTGCGAGTTGACGTTCTCGTTTTGCTTCTCGAACCGGTTACCGGTTACGATGGCATCGTCCACGCCCATGACCATGGCACCCGTAATATTGGCATAGCCCTGGTTATCCCTCACGATGGTCTTTTTCGTAAACATGCAGTGAACGCCATAACGGGAATGATCGATTGCGTTGCCTGCGACTGTATTGCCATTGCTGCTTTCCAGATAGATACCATCATTCATGTCCGATACGGTATTGCCGCTGATGACGTTCTGGTGCGAATCGAACAAATCGATGCCGTTTCGTTTGACCGTTTTACGTTTCCCTGCTGTTTCGTTTGCGTCTTCCATCCATTGAATTCTCGTACTTCCGATTGCCGCATGATCCGCTTTGCGCAATAGAATGCCGTAGCCTCGCGTGGATATCTGGAGCGATTCGAGTGTGACCTCATCCGCAGCGACGTACACGGCGGCGTTCTTGTCCCGGGCTTCGTGGACGACGCTTATACCTTCCAAGGCGGCGCCTCTAGCCGTAATCGTAA
Above is a window of Paenibacillus rhizovicinus DNA encoding:
- a CDS encoding ABC transporter permease, which encodes MNAWHIAVREIRIGFRNPWAYSFLGLFSVFSLSLLLIQAQNDVEGFSSITGTLLNLMLYLLPLMALLLGTFTLTSEKEEGSWQLLSSYPLSTFAFLSGKYIGMAIVMLTIVAFGFGLTGVVGALVGIRFGAFGLFIAFSSGLVLLFLAVALWLGTIASNRWQALIYGVSVWFFSVIGWPTLLIAVLGFVPYGFIKPILLALTALNPAEFVRLFVIVRLGGGSALGPEYYDWIVWVRGPYGLLLFSLLFVGFIGAAAGVSYVVWERRRIRG
- a CDS encoding right-handed parallel beta-helix repeat-containing protein; this encodes MHASTAVSSVSIIEQLIREAKDGETVRIPAGTYEGSFTINSPIKLEGEGTVTIRNNDEESTITITARGAALEGISVVHEARDKNAAVYVAADEVTLESLQISTRGYGILLRKADHAAIGSTRIQWMEDANETAGKRKTVKRNGIDLFDSHQNVISGNTVSDMNDGIYLESSNGNTVAGNAIDHSRYGVHCMFTKKTIVRDNQGYANITGAMVMGVDDAIVTGNRFEKQNENVNSQGLLLFDVHTSTVENNLVEGNRVGLYIEQSSSNTIQNNRVLWNFTGIQLLDAENNRFTVNDFIGNVIEAEATESKNNELKANYWDAYRGIDSDGDGASNTAYVINPFFQRLTNETPAYQLFFRSPGMLFLESLFETNRDEWASDLMPLMKPAMNEIAGSGTGGPEFALFATGTVLLLVASGIILQFGRRRQ
- a CDS encoding nitrous oxide reductase accessory protein NosL, encoding MNKYTISIIALVIVTIMITGCSKKQYKPVGVDEATAKCTICNMQVKDDAFAVQLTTTKGKTYFFDDIGCLNEWRTKNPDEKIGAEYVRDYDDLTWIPYGEAYYAYDASFRSPMAYGIYSFKDRSSAQQFIDDQKVGKLLTADELATHNWAQNMDQMQGMEGMDGATHDEQAHGEMDMDSGKTGDNASDTMNMGGTGNGKDEAGK